From Methanocella paludicola SANAE, a single genomic window includes:
- a CDS encoding nucleotidyltransferase domain-containing protein, with protein MNDQVPIITLIDAIIAKNSFKILNIFLFKPDVQIHQNEVIRMSGLSKNTVMKLLDLFTREGLLKESRKGNLKLFSLVEGHPVVKQLKILVNVSELNEILKRFAGKGFETYLFGSAARGEDTEKSDIDLLIIGKISNDDLADITAGITNAINREVNPIIKTPYEYSTLYKTDKAFFVNLERDRIRLT; from the coding sequence ATGAACGATCAAGTTCCGATAATAACTTTAATTGATGCGATCATAGCAAAAAATAGTTTCAAGATACTTAATATATTTCTTTTTAAGCCGGATGTGCAAATACACCAAAATGAAGTCATTCGTATGTCGGGGCTATCGAAAAATACGGTCATGAAACTGCTCGATCTCTTTACCAGGGAGGGCTTGCTAAAAGAATCCAGGAAGGGGAACTTGAAGTTATTCTCACTGGTGGAAGGGCACCCGGTCGTAAAACAATTAAAGATCCTGGTCAACGTATCGGAACTTAATGAAATACTTAAACGTTTTGCCGGTAAAGGCTTTGAGACCTATCTATTCGGTTCTGCGGCAAGGGGCGAAGATACCGAAAAGAGCGATATCGACCTTTTGATCATTGGTAAGATCTCAAACGATGATCTGGCGGACATTACGGCCGGGATCACGAATGCTATAAACAGGGAAGTAAATCCGATCATAAAGACCCCGTATGAATATTCAACCCTCTACAAGACCGATAAGGCATTTTTTGTGAACCTTGAAAGGGATAGAATAAGATTGACGTAG
- a CDS encoding HEPN domain-containing protein produces MIKSYSASKEEIIKELGQSDNDLVRAKETIKAGDHKWSTIQAYYSMFHAARAVLLSTGYREKSHKCMLFFLESLVDEGRLEPHFAREFRSAMFLREDADYEATYSEQSARDTVENASLFIVRMKNLL; encoded by the coding sequence ATGATAAAGAGTTATTCTGCCTCGAAGGAGGAGATTATCAAGGAACTCGGCCAGTCGGATAACGACCTGGTAAGGGCAAAAGAAACCATCAAGGCCGGGGATCATAAATGGTCCACTATCCAGGCGTATTATTCCATGTTCCACGCGGCGAGGGCGGTTTTGCTATCTACCGGCTACAGGGAGAAAAGCCATAAGTGCATGCTCTTTTTCCTTGAAAGTCTCGTCGACGAGGGGCGCCTGGAACCGCACTTTGCCAGGGAGTTCAGGTCGGCGATGTTCCTGCGGGAGGATGCGGATTATGAGGCCACGTACTCGGAGCAGAGTGCCCGCGACACTGTTGAGAACGCATCTTTGTTTATCGTAAGAATGAAAAATTTACTGTGA
- a CDS encoding nitroreductase family protein, whose protein sequence is MITNITPSGERLSNPVLDNIYSRRSVRNYSDKEVPDEVIKEIIRAGTYAPTAMNQQPWRFVVVKNKKLIEEYDERAKKLFVEAFKDTTIPAMAAYVRNLSKPQTRLFYGAPVLILVFATPDVVNYHDCALAAENMMIAAYSLGIGSCWIGLALHLGWDAEFLRGVGVPEGHKLVAPLIFGYPVKGEIKAPARNADVILKWISQESYEKY, encoded by the coding sequence GTGATCACTAACATTACCCCTTCCGGTGAACGGCTTTCCAACCCTGTCCTGGACAACATTTACAGTCGCCGCTCCGTGCGCAACTATTCCGATAAGGAAGTCCCCGATGAGGTCATCAAAGAGATCATCCGGGCGGGCACGTATGCCCCGACCGCCATGAACCAGCAGCCATGGCGGTTCGTGGTCGTGAAGAATAAGAAGCTCATCGAGGAGTACGACGAGAGGGCGAAGAAGCTGTTTGTCGAGGCGTTCAAGGATACGACGATACCGGCGATGGCCGCCTATGTGAGGAATCTGTCGAAGCCCCAGACCCGGCTGTTCTATGGGGCGCCCGTCCTCATCCTGGTATTCGCTACCCCTGATGTCGTCAATTATCATGACTGTGCCCTGGCGGCGGAGAATATGATGATAGCGGCCTATTCGTTAGGGATCGGCAGCTGCTGGATCGGGCTGGCGCTGCATCTCGGGTGGGATGCGGAGTTTCTGAGGGGAGTAGGTGTTCCGGAGGGGCATAAGCTTGTCGCGCCACTTATATTCGGGTACCCGGTGAAGGGGGAGATCAAGGCGCCTGCGCGCAACGCTGACGTCATATTGAAATGGATAAGCCAGGAAAGCTATGAAAAATACTAA
- a CDS encoding AAA family ATPase, translating into MLHVVALNGHLLDTNIIGNISESYIIVIDYTTYDYGVVSIAEARNKRSSSYEVKGISKISVAGFKSIYDEKSISIYPLTILSGSNSSGKSSIFQPLLMMKQTMEESYDPGDLLIDGPHVRYYSAKEFLSKIGNEVADKFSITIEVDGEKSIRETFKRGKNKPVELVEASFTSKKSNVRLKPGMDEKDLIKKYWFFNDQYESFRKSLNSFILDNKRLSDNGIDTDNLNIGLKILRKRCMLNVVFSVTGAYGKAIISPSVLPIPGFEDLSRVENHILGIIHVPTLRGNPQRVYKTTAVGPQFPGTLDNYVASIINHWKVTNNPALNKLGNWLKTLGLTWKIDAKQINDTQVEILLHRLPKKTSDPEDMVNIADVGFGVSQVLPVLVALLVAKRDQIVYIEQPEIHLHPRAQYKLAEMLVETANRGVKVVIETHSMLLLTGIQTYIAEGKITTDNVKLHWFSRNDDGVTDVISTSFDKRGSFGECPIDFAEIELEADSRYLDASELHPVD; encoded by the coding sequence GTGCTCCATGTCGTTGCACTTAATGGACATCTGCTTGATACCAATATCATCGGTAATATAAGCGAAAGTTACATTATAGTAATCGATTATACAACATACGATTATGGGGTGGTTTCTATAGCTGAAGCAAGAAATAAAAGATCATCTTCCTATGAAGTCAAAGGCATAAGCAAAATATCCGTAGCCGGCTTCAAATCTATCTACGATGAAAAATCAATATCCATATATCCTCTGACAATTCTCTCCGGGTCCAATAGCTCGGGCAAATCGAGCATCTTCCAGCCGCTCCTGATGATGAAACAAACCATGGAAGAATCGTATGATCCCGGCGACCTCCTGATCGACGGGCCCCATGTCCGGTATTATTCTGCTAAGGAATTTTTATCCAAAATCGGCAACGAAGTTGCCGATAAATTCTCCATTACGATTGAGGTGGACGGGGAAAAGTCCATTCGAGAGACATTTAAGCGTGGAAAGAATAAGCCGGTCGAGCTCGTCGAGGCTTCTTTTACCAGTAAAAAGAGCAATGTAAGGCTAAAACCTGGCATGGACGAAAAGGACCTTATAAAAAAATATTGGTTTTTCAATGATCAATATGAGTCTTTTAGAAAAAGCCTGAACAGCTTTATCCTCGATAATAAACGCCTATCTGATAATGGTATAGATACCGATAACTTGAACATAGGATTAAAAATATTACGAAAAAGGTGTATGCTAAACGTTGTTTTTAGTGTTACGGGTGCGTATGGTAAGGCGATTATCTCTCCATCCGTATTACCTATCCCGGGTTTCGAGGACTTAAGTCGGGTTGAAAATCATATCCTTGGCATTATCCATGTGCCCACTCTACGTGGAAATCCGCAAAGAGTTTATAAAACGACCGCAGTCGGCCCTCAGTTTCCCGGGACCCTGGATAATTACGTTGCCAGTATCATCAATCACTGGAAAGTTACGAACAACCCTGCATTGAACAAGCTTGGGAATTGGCTAAAGACCTTAGGTCTCACATGGAAGATCGACGCAAAGCAGATCAACGATACGCAAGTCGAGATATTGCTGCATCGCCTGCCGAAAAAGACGAGCGATCCCGAGGATATGGTAAATATTGCCGACGTCGGCTTCGGCGTATCGCAAGTACTTCCCGTATTAGTCGCTTTACTTGTGGCTAAAAGAGACCAAATCGTTTATATCGAGCAGCCGGAGATACATCTCCATCCCCGGGCTCAGTATAAGCTGGCCGAGATGTTGGTTGAAACCGCAAACCGTGGAGTAAAAGTTGTCATAGAAACCCATAGCATGTTACTTCTAACTGGTATCCAGACATATATCGCCGAAGGTAAAATCACGACTGATAATGTAAAATTGCATTGGTTCTCGAGAAACGATGATGGTGTAACGGATGTTATAAGTACGAGTTTTGATAAACGGGGCTCATTTGGCGAATGCCCTATCGACTTCGCAGAGATCGAGCTCGAGGCGGATAGTCGATATCTGGATGCTTCCGAGCTACACCCGGTGGATTAA
- a CDS encoding endonuclease/exonuclease/phosphatase family protein, translating into MMSGGGDRIHDQVSAIRELSPDIIAFQEVTALTLSKYIEELSKIGFTHFIDSFQFVKYSSRLKGPRRYGELVASRWPIMEFPGFLKVPWQEKVLSCLIESPEGTIELHTAHVPNGSTNDWIKIRTLEGIYKGLACQSHNHRILCGDFNTPQKELPDGKIITWGQYEKANGDYALCKYWGKRWDKGERNVLEGLAQFDLADVYRKLNGYVTRDFSWYTKRRGKRIGRRFDHVFASSSLKVKECRYLHELRRKGLSDHSPIEVTFQ; encoded by the coding sequence ATCATGTCCGGCGGTGGAGATCGAATCCATGATCAAGTATCTGCTATACGGGAATTATCTCCTGATATTATTGCATTTCAAGAGGTAACAGCACTTACATTGTCCAAATACATAGAAGAATTATCGAAAATTGGTTTCACTCATTTTATCGATAGCTTCCAATTTGTAAAATATTCATCTAGATTAAAAGGTCCTAGAAGATATGGAGAACTTGTTGCAAGCAGATGGCCTATTATGGAATTTCCGGGATTTTTAAAGGTACCATGGCAGGAAAAAGTACTCTCATGCCTGATAGAAAGCCCGGAAGGTACCATTGAGCTACATACAGCTCATGTTCCCAACGGTAGTACTAACGATTGGATAAAGATCCGGACTCTGGAAGGTATCTACAAAGGCCTGGCCTGTCAGTCACATAACCACAGGATATTGTGTGGTGACTTTAATACACCTCAAAAAGAGCTTCCTGATGGTAAGATCATTACCTGGGGCCAATATGAAAAGGCAAATGGCGATTATGCGCTATGCAAATATTGGGGAAAGAGATGGGATAAAGGAGAACGCAATGTGCTCGAAGGATTAGCCCAATTTGACCTCGCTGACGTGTACAGGAAATTAAATGGTTATGTAACTCGTGATTTTAGCTGGTATACTAAAAGAAGGGGAAAGAGGATTGGGAGAAGATTCGATCATGTTTTTGCTTCATCTTCACTAAAGGTAAAGGAATGTCGTTATTTACATGAGTTGAGAAGAAAAGGGCTCAGCGACCATTCACCAATTGAAGTTACTTTTCAATAA